Proteins co-encoded in one Salarias fasciatus chromosome 4, fSalaFa1.1, whole genome shotgun sequence genomic window:
- the ccnf gene encoding cyclin-F — protein sequence MHQERSLLFAMKAGAVHCRCLKCYSVPARKRVRKRSSALTLLSLPEELILCVLQCLSAEDLLSVRAVHSQLRDIVDNHPSVWAKVSFRDKWPSPKSLWLFERAAEKGNFEAAVKLGIAYLYNEGPLLSDEGRADVCGRKASHFFSLAESLRSPAADPFIWVFIRPPWSPTGSCCKAVVFDRLKAECDDNVEKRGPLLHCLARVLQLFEGDEKRSDAISMLEESSRAGCLQSAYLLWEHSRKAAITDPGRYLQCIRRLRDYAGKGCWEAQMSLAKVCSGGNPLGLEPKACSDLVAQLFSSSKQAPRSCAPCVLRRGIKDNMRYILVDWLVEVTTMKDFSSLALHVTVGCVDRYLSLRSVPKARLQLLGIACMVVCTRYMSKEILTIREAVWLTDNTYKYEDLVRMMGEVVSVLEGNIRSPTLLDYGEVLLSLLPLERRTTHLFSYICELSLLYSALASPPPAKLACAALLLTRALHHYAPLWPSLLAEYTGFSKQDLVPLSVLIYMKCFSQDIPKDYRHVSLTGVKQRFEDEAYQHISKEEVMCFKELSQILEIPEEQVQMEPLSPTAQPADIHTFLASPSNANKRRRDDSVEAHRSSFVATPTAELSNQEKSLVDNILDWSLDTSSSGYEGDREESEGEKDEDSSTMTIKLLPIPDADQRREHCRALSSDEDSFCEAEREKNKALHGKKAPSASGDLHSSGYSSVQSVSPSSTCSLSSSSLVPYTFATSTGSASAHAQPGFRLLVPMQRPRGASSKQVKRKNVAAHSGGEIEREEEDFDGEEYSHSGGFLSQ from the exons ATGCATCAGGAGAGATCATTGCTTTTTGCAATGAAAGCAGGCG ctgtcCACTGCCGTTGTTTAAAATGCTACTCGGTTCCAGCACGGAAGCGAGTTCGTAAGCGATCCTCAGCCCTCACGCTGCTGTCTCTACCTGAGGAGCTGATTCTCTGTGTGCTCCAGTGTCTCTCTGCCGAGGATCTTCTGTCTGTCCGAGCA GTTCACTCCCAGCTTCGGGACATTGTTGACAACCATCCCAGTGTATGGGCCAAGGTCAGCTTCAGAGACAAGTGGCCATCCCCCAAGTCCTTATGGCTGTTTGAAAG ggCTGCTGAAAAAGGGAATTTtgaagctgctgtgaagctTGGAATTGCATATTTATACAATGAAGGGC ctTTATTGAGTGACGAGGGCCGAGCGGATGTGTGTGGTCGAAAGGCCTCCCACTTCTTCAGCTTGGCGGAGAGCCTGCGCTCTCCGGCTGCGGATCCCTTCATCTGGGTGTTCATCCGTCCGCCGTGGTCGCCCACTGGCAGCTGCTGCAAGGCCGTGGTGTTCGATCGTCTCAAGGCCGAGTGTGATGACAACGTG GAGAAAAGGGGACCCCTGCTGCACTGCTTGGCTAGGGTTTTGCAGCTGTTTGAA GGGGATGAAAAACGCTCCGACGCCATTTCAATGCTGGAGGAATCATCGCGGGCCGGCTGCCTGCAGAGCGCGTACCTGTTGTGGGAGCACAGCAGAAAGGCGGCC ATAACAGATCCGGGAAGGTATCTCCAGTGTATACGAAGGCTCAGGGACTACGCTGGCAAAGGATGCTGGGAGGCGCAG ATGTCCCTGGCCAAAGTGTGCAGCGGTGGGAATCCCCTGGGTTTGGAGCCGAAGGCCTGCTCCGACCTGGTCGCCCAGCTCTTCAGTTCCTCGAAGCAAGCGCCCCGATCCTGTGCTCCATGCGTCCTCAGGCGAGGCATCAAAGACAACATGAG ATACATCCTGGTGGACTGGCTTGTGGAGGTCACCACCATGAAGGACTTCTCCAGCTTGGCGCTGCACGTGACAGTGGGCTGTGTGGACCGCTACTTGTCTCTGCGCTCCGTCCCCAAGGCCCGCCTTCAGCTATTAGGCATCGCCTGCATGGTCGTTTGTACACG CTACATGAGTAAAGAGATCTTGACAATACGAGAAGCTGTTTGGCTGACGGACAACACATACAAGTATGAGGACCTGGTTCGAATGATGGGAGAGGTGGTGTCTGTGCTGGAAGGAAACATCAGG AGCCCTACTCTGCTGGATTATGGGGAggtgctgctctctctgctccccctGGAGAGACGAACCACTCACCTGTTCAGCTACATCTGCGAGCTGTCGCTGCTCTACTCGGCTCTCGCCTCGCCGCCACCGGCCAAGTTAGCCTGTGCCGCGCTGCTGCTAACCCGGGCGCTACATCACTATG ctcctctctggccCTCCCTGTTGGCTGAATACACAGGATTCTCCAAACAGGACCTTGTTCCCCTTTCCGTGCTGATTTACATGAAGTG TTTCAGCCAAGATATTCCCAAGGATTACAGACACGTGTCTCTCACTGGCGTCAAGCAGCGCTTTGAGGATGAAGCCTACCAGCACATCAGCAAAGAAGAG GTGATGTGCTTCAAAGAACTTTCTCAAATCTTGGAGATTCCTGAGGAGCAGGTGCAGATGGAGCCTCTCAGTCCCACTGCTCAGCCAGCAGACATCCACACCTTCCTGGCCTCTCCTTCTAATGCCAATAAGAG GAGGCGTGACGACAGCGTGGAAGCCCACCGGAGCAGCTTTGTGGCCACGCCCACTGCAGAGCTGTCCAATCAGGAGAAGAGCCTGGTGGACAACATCCTGGACTGGAGTCTGGACACTTCCTCCTCCGGATACGAGGGGGAcagggaggagagcgagggcGAGAAGGACGAGGATT CTTCCACGATGACTATCAAGCTGCTCCCGATTCCCGACGCCGACCAAAGACGGGAGCACTGCCGAGCCCTGTCCAGCGATGAAGATAGCTTCTGTgaagcagaaagagagaagaacaaGGCTCTCCATGGCAAAAAAGCCCCGTCCGCCTCTGGAGACCTTCACAGCTCTGGATACTCCTCCGTTCAGAGCGTCAGCCCCTCGTCCACATGCTCCCTGTCCTCGTCGTCCCTCGTGCCATACACGTTCGCCACTTCCACGGGCTCGGCCTCCGCTCACGCCCAGCCGGGCTTTCGTCTCCTGGTGCCCATGCAGAGGCCTCGGGGCGCCTCCAGCaagcaggtgaagaggaagaaCGTGGCAGCTCACAGCGGAGGGGAGATcgaaagagaagaggaggattTCGATGGAGAAGAGTATTCTCACAGTGGAGGGTTCCTGAGCCAATAG